AGTTTCTGCGATGTCTCGTGTGAATACACCACACACGCCCTTTCCTTGGATGTGAACCTGTAACATCACCTGAACAGCAGTTTCCTCGTTTAGATGAAAAAAATGTTTCAGTACATCAACAACAAAATCCATCGGCGTATAATCATCGTTGAGCAACACTACTTTGTACTTTCTTGGCAGTTTATTTTCTGTGCGTACCTCTGGCTCAGCAACCTCATGCCTTACAATTTCCTCGATATTTTGCCCGCTCATAACATACAACCTCTTACTATTTTTATAGACTCCCCACAGGCATTTGGCCAGTAAAAAGGGCTAATTTTAATGAAAAAATTGACCTTTGGGGTAATCAAAAACATATTGGTTAGATAGCTTCCATGAAAATGGACAACCTTTGTCCTATTCGTTGGTAACAGCTCAGGTCCTTATCTTATATCGCGGTAACCGTTAATTCTTAAAACCTAGCCTGGATGGAGCGCAGCGCAATCCAGAGAACAATGCTTACAATTGAACACTGAATCCCGGATTGCGCTACGCTCCATCCAAGCTACTATTTTTCCACGATATGATAAAGGGCTATTAATCGCTTTTATTGTGACAAAAAACCGTATTAGGCAAAGCAAATACGGTTACATTGTATGATAATACAATCACATGTGCTGGATAATCGCATCCGCAAATCCAGAACTACTCACTAAAGTAGCCCCTTCCATAGTGCGTTGGAAATCATAAGTCACTGTTTTTGCTTCAATTGCACCTTCGGTACCCTTGATAATTAAATCAGCTGCTTCATTCCATCCCATATGGCGTAACATCATTTCAGCAGAAAGAATGATTGAACCCGGGTTCACTTTATCTTGACCAGCATACTTTGGTGCAGTTCCATGAGTTGCTTCAAATACCGCGATTTGATCACTTAAGTTAGCGCCTGGAGCAATACCAATACCACCAACCTGAGCAGCTAAGGCATCAGAAATATAATCACCATTCAAATTCAACGTAGCAATAACGCTGTACTCTTCAGGTCTTAAAAGAATTTGTTGTAAGAACGCGTCAGCGATCACATCATTGATAATGATTTGATTTCCGGTCTTAGGATTTTTGAACTCCATCCATGGGCCGCCTTGATATTCTTTAGCGCCAAAAACATCACGAGCAATTTGGTAAGCCCAATCTTTAAAGGCACCTTCAGTAAACTTCATAATGTTACCTTTGTGAACAAAAGTAACCACTTTACGATCATTATCAATAGCGTATTGAATTGCTGCTTTAATTAAACGCGCCGTTCCTTCTTGAGAAACGGGTTTAACACCAATACCGCAATGCTCTGTGAATCGAATTTTTTTAACACCCATTTCGTTAGTTAAGAATTCAATTACTTTTTTCGCTTCTGGAGAATTTGCTTGCCACTCAATACCGGCATAAATATCTTCTGAGTTTTCGCGGAAAATA
Above is a genomic segment from Legionella lytica containing:
- the clpS gene encoding ATP-dependent Clp protease adapter ClpS, producing MSGQNIEEIVRHEVAEPEVRTENKLPRKYKVVLLNDDYTPMDFVVDVLKHFFHLNEETAVQVMLQVHIQGKGVCGVFTRDIAETKVALVNEYARMNQHPLLSSMEPE
- the icd gene encoding NADP-dependent isocitrate dehydrogenase; translated protein: MTYDKIKVPAEGEVITVNADHSLNVPNNPIIPFIEGDGIGVDVTPPMIKVVDAAVKKAYGSERKISWMEVYAGEKATKVYGADQWLPEETLEALKKYVVSIKGPLTTPVGGGIRSLNVAIRQQLDLFTCLRPIRYFTGVPSPVKEPWKTDMVIFRENSEDIYAGIEWQANSPEAKKVIEFLTNEMGVKKIRFTEHCGIGVKPVSQEGTARLIKAAIQYAIDNDRKVVTFVHKGNIMKFTEGAFKDWAYQIARDVFGAKEYQGGPWMEFKNPKTGNQIIINDVIADAFLQQILLRPEEYSVIATLNLNGDYISDALAAQVGGIGIAPGANLSDQIAVFEATHGTAPKYAGQDKVNPGSIILSAEMMLRHMGWNEAADLIIKGTEGAIEAKTVTYDFQRTMEGATLVSSSGFADAIIQHM